In the Manis javanica isolate MJ-LG chromosome 14, MJ_LKY, whole genome shotgun sequence genome, one interval contains:
- the LOC118969347 gene encoding protein FAM170A-like, with amino-acid sequence MGLDLVLSEFENSQEDSPEPEARVVVPDRSQTPGGESSVSEYFSCVSSPGKHRAAAEDGGGGGGIPQLHQDILRTGPLEMTQPQVLEEREAPSLSTEDSFPLYLGRARVKKIYYRHVQMKRGVAVSWDEVEVYEPVFAFFGEAEKKGEEASDIWSCLSTRQLADVSDYSKAPEEREQAGTQEESPRAETPEWLVALDSGFRCLGCCRVFPSLEVLQDHVDNAVCEGFSCHIFQHALAWLNKNKKEEDKEDKEYQFEMT; translated from the exons atgggtctagaCCTGGTTCTCTCAG aattcgagaatTCTCAAGAGGATTCTCCGGAGCCAGAGGCACGTGTGGTGGTCCCAGACCGCAGTCAGACACCAGGAGGAGAGTCCTCTGTCTCGGAGTATTTCTCCTGCGTGTCGTCTCCAGGAAAGCATCGTGctgctgctgaggatg gaggaggaggaggaggaatcccTCAGTTGCATCAGGATATTCTTCGTACTGGGCCTCTTGAAATGACTCAACCCCAGGTCTTGGAGGAACGGGAagctccctccctctctaccgAAGACTCCTTTCCACTATACCTGGGAAGGGCACGCGTCAAGAAGATTTACTACAGGCATGTCCAGATGAAAAGAGGTGTGGCTGTGTCATGGGATGAGGTGGAAGTCTATGagcctgtctttgctttttttGGAGAGGCTGAAAAAAAGGGTGAAGAGGCCTCAGACATATGGAGCTGCTTGTCTACACGGCAACTCGCAGATGTCAGCGACTATAGCAAAGCCCCAGAGGAGAgggagcaggctggca cccaggaggagagCCCCAGGGCCGAAACGCCTGAGTGGCTGGTGGCCCTGGACAGCGGCTTCAGGTGCCTGGGCTGCTGCCGGGTTTTCCCCAGCTTGGAGGTCCTGCAGGATCACGTGGACAATGCGGTCTGTGAGGGCTTCAGCTGCCATATTTTCCAGCATGCCTTGGCTTGGctgaataagaataagaaagaagaggACAAGGAGGACAAGGAGTATCAATTCGAGATGACTTAG